From Synoicihabitans lomoniglobus, the proteins below share one genomic window:
- a CDS encoding TonB-dependent receptor yields the protein MTPRTHCQRRSRFCAVALATLLTVASAPAATIGGYVSDLDFNLQLEGAQVSLEPGGRAAFTRRGGFYTFADIAPGEYRLTVRAQGYPALTESITIASAADERSLDFRYSSAEVVELEAMSVTGTVIGQAKAQNIQRAAANLTNAISSDAIGQFVDRNAAEALQRLPGVAVQDSQGEGQFVIIRGADPQLSNITLDGVEVATPEEDGRRTGLNIVTVDQLERIEVSKTWLPNQKGGTIGGTVNLITRSALDRGERYGSLEAAYTQHDIADDASYRFNATYGDVLRENDLSWLGEKEIGFQVSVNLSEDNRGSETLTAAWDPSPAPLLQGDPVLGFVLQQTDLRDFRIKRERTGLSGRLEFKLNDFHQFYVAASLNQFDDDETEQEFGRAARTNDSNTYSGARRLTPAIVAQLGLDPNDPFNVDRINTIDPTQGSLTYAEAIALGDVVYDPALNQWTYSKWGATVNRSFRNTITSDEILTSQVGGEHLFFDALAVDWKYYVSDAQQERESRGINLSGAGILMTPTSGGDPERPLIASADPAAPLDPNLYSISEDSASGPYYNTSRSNDERNGFELDAKYDFELFGLTMVTEFGTAMDFRDKDFAVNNNDYSSPLNAYDDALYPDNRLRLSDPIFFGDALDGFTANFGDDYAYGPQFDEAATLAFLRDPASGGVNFAQLPSELNGNFTDSVTTDYAATEDVLAAYFMQHFELGRWQFIAGVRWEHTENDFTNLRLVTRTDDGQFISPAYWRFLDEDFFSDLVTTSREYDHYLPAFHVRRNIGESLVLRASYTSTISRPTFTDLVPREVPGISGPLYGTNLSLPNFDLEPWESDNFDVSLEYYFQPLGVFSVAAFLKELDGPIYTEVRREVGPNDETQIYAERYRSDGRNVSPFSFTRQVNGGQGELSGYEASFARRLDFLPGPLEHFSINLNYAAFESEVELVTEERLGEVVPLFRQPDETANVSLAYEQGPFFARLSFNRRGKYLNSVRGGVTVEDLAVLGEGPDALDTYVDGFDRIDLIARYRFGGGVQLFVEATNLTNEPLVSYQGTPDRVVSVRYTNPIYTGGLKWNF from the coding sequence ATGACACCTAGGACTCACTGCCAACGCCGTTCCCGTTTCTGCGCTGTTGCCCTCGCAACGTTGCTGACGGTCGCCTCCGCGCCCGCCGCCACCATTGGAGGCTACGTCTCCGATCTTGATTTCAACCTGCAACTCGAAGGTGCGCAGGTTTCGCTCGAACCGGGCGGCCGCGCCGCCTTCACCCGCCGCGGCGGTTTTTATACTTTTGCCGATATCGCTCCCGGCGAATACCGCCTGACCGTGCGCGCTCAGGGCTACCCGGCGCTCACCGAATCCATTACGATCGCCTCCGCGGCCGATGAGCGCTCGCTCGATTTTCGCTACTCCAGCGCGGAAGTCGTCGAACTCGAGGCCATGTCGGTCACCGGCACCGTGATCGGGCAGGCCAAGGCGCAAAACATCCAGCGCGCCGCCGCCAACCTCACCAACGCGATTTCGTCCGACGCCATCGGTCAATTTGTCGACCGCAACGCCGCCGAAGCCCTGCAACGTCTGCCCGGTGTGGCCGTGCAGGACAGCCAGGGTGAAGGCCAATTTGTCATCATCCGCGGCGCCGACCCGCAACTCAGCAACATCACGCTCGACGGTGTGGAAGTCGCCACGCCCGAGGAGGACGGCCGCCGCACCGGTCTCAACATCGTGACCGTCGATCAACTCGAGCGTATTGAAGTTTCCAAGACGTGGCTGCCCAACCAAAAAGGCGGCACGATCGGCGGCACGGTGAATCTCATCACCCGCAGCGCGCTCGATCGGGGGGAACGCTACGGCTCGCTCGAGGCCGCCTACACCCAGCACGACATCGCCGACGACGCGAGTTACCGCTTCAATGCCACCTACGGCGACGTGCTGCGCGAAAACGATCTCTCCTGGTTGGGCGAAAAGGAGATCGGCTTTCAGGTCTCGGTGAATCTCTCCGAGGACAACCGCGGCTCCGAAACGCTCACCGCCGCATGGGACCCCTCTCCCGCGCCGCTCCTGCAGGGCGACCCGGTGCTCGGCTTCGTGTTGCAACAAACCGACCTGCGCGACTTCCGCATCAAGCGCGAACGCACCGGACTCAGCGGTCGCTTAGAGTTCAAGCTCAACGACTTTCACCAGTTCTACGTTGCCGCTTCGCTCAACCAGTTCGACGACGACGAGACGGAGCAGGAATTCGGGCGCGCCGCCCGCACCAACGACTCCAACACCTACTCCGGCGCCCGTCGCCTCACCCCGGCCATCGTGGCCCAGCTCGGCCTCGATCCGAACGATCCTTTCAATGTCGACCGCATCAACACCATCGATCCCACCCAGGGCTCGCTGACCTACGCGGAAGCCATCGCGCTCGGCGACGTGGTCTACGACCCGGCGCTCAACCAGTGGACCTATTCCAAATGGGGCGCGACGGTGAATCGCAGTTTCCGCAACACGATCACCAGCGACGAGATTCTCACCTCCCAGGTCGGGGGCGAGCACCTCTTCTTCGACGCCCTCGCCGTCGATTGGAAATACTACGTCTCCGACGCCCAACAGGAGCGGGAGTCGCGCGGCATCAACCTCTCCGGTGCCGGCATCCTCATGACCCCGACCTCCGGCGGCGATCCCGAGCGTCCGCTCATCGCCTCGGCCGATCCCGCCGCGCCGCTGGATCCCAACCTGTATTCGATTTCCGAAGACAGCGCCTCCGGTCCCTACTACAATACCTCGCGCAGTAACGACGAGCGCAACGGCTTCGAGCTCGATGCCAAATACGACTTCGAGCTCTTCGGCCTCACCATGGTGACGGAATTCGGCACCGCCATGGACTTCCGCGACAAGGATTTTGCGGTGAACAACAACGACTACAGCAGCCCCCTCAACGCCTACGACGACGCGCTGTATCCCGACAATCGTCTGCGGCTTTCCGATCCCATTTTCTTCGGCGACGCCCTCGACGGATTCACCGCCAACTTCGGCGATGACTACGCCTACGGTCCCCAGTTTGACGAAGCCGCTACCCTGGCGTTCCTGCGCGATCCGGCTTCGGGTGGAGTTAACTTCGCCCAACTACCCAGTGAGTTGAATGGCAACTTCACCGACTCGGTCACGACCGACTACGCCGCGACCGAGGACGTGCTCGCCGCCTATTTCATGCAGCACTTCGAGCTCGGTCGCTGGCAATTCATCGCCGGCGTGCGGTGGGAGCACACTGAGAACGACTTCACCAATCTGCGTCTCGTGACGCGCACCGACGACGGTCAGTTCATCTCTCCCGCTTACTGGCGTTTCCTCGACGAGGACTTCTTCTCCGACCTCGTCACCACCTCCCGTGAATACGATCATTATCTGCCCGCGTTTCACGTGCGGCGCAACATCGGTGAGAGCCTCGTCCTGCGCGCCTCCTACACCAGCACGATTTCCCGGCCCACGTTTACCGATCTCGTGCCGCGCGAGGTTCCCGGCATCAGCGGTCCGCTCTACGGCACCAATCTCTCGCTGCCCAACTTCGATCTGGAACCGTGGGAGTCGGATAACTTCGACGTCTCGCTCGAATACTATTTCCAACCGTTGGGCGTGTTCTCCGTCGCCGCGTTCCTCAAGGAACTCGACGGTCCGATTTACACGGAAGTGCGCCGCGAAGTCGGTCCCAACGACGAGACCCAAATCTATGCCGAGCGCTACCGCAGTGACGGCCGCAACGTCTCGCCGTTTTCCTTCACCCGCCAAGTCAATGGCGGTCAGGGCGAACTGAGTGGCTATGAAGCCTCCTTCGCTCGTCGTCTCGACTTCCTGCCCGGTCCGCTGGAGCACTTCTCGATCAACCTCAACTACGCGGCCTTTGAGTCCGAGGTCGAGTTGGTCACCGAGGAACGTCTCGGCGAAGTCGTGCCGCTCTTCCGTCAACCCGACGAGACCGCCAACGTCTCGCTCGCCTACGAACAGGGACCGTTTTTCGCCCGGCTCAGCTTCAACCGGCGCGGCAAATACCTGAACAGTGTGCGCGGCGGCGTGACCGTCGAGGATCTCGCCGTGCTCGGCGAAGGTCCCGACGCCCTCGACACCTACGTCGACGGCTTCGACCGCATCGACCTCATCGCCCGTTACCGTTTTGGCGGCGGCGTGCAGCTCTTCGTCGAAGCCACCAACCTCACCAACGAACCGTTGGTCAGCTACCAGGGCACACCCGACCGCGTGGTCTCCGTGCGTTACACCAATCCCATCTACACCGGCGGCCTCAAATGGAACTTCTAA
- a CDS encoding lamin tail domain-containing protein, protein MNHASTRVRRLSRLVGLLLLGGTCAVSGFAQGTPVTAFQDSFETDGSGSRYLVENGADNGEADFFARRQEFSNGTVASGGTVDGDWVFGARDIDNATNFTSSVSDLLAQEGRLTWTGIDIRDLGNVRVDIAVAEGGEGFEPNNTMLVAVRIDGGEWINIGGFRSTGTNDAARYFVGDENTLTASTDTRLVPEFADFSWDMLYAGSTLDLRLTFNSNADAEDYYIDNVRVIGERGANAIAATVAQPSYVEPAVGESIATAINLTLSSPAPAGGLAVGISGSFLLGTTTDLPTSVTVPAGATTLSIPFNILQDEQYTGTKVIEVDFDATGYGTRRLRFRVENNTPQPRVVMMEIMNIVPGVTELDLVGDSNGDGIRNASNEAFVEIVNFEDFPVDISGWTISDDLGTRHEFPEGSVIGAGRALVVFGGGNPTGIFGGASVQTASSGLLAFNSNRPEVATLVATLGGFIETVDLLIDGDIFPIDPRGGSIHRSTGEIGAPFAVHSTIAGSENRPYSPGTLPNGEPYFVPENTLSLTIDRPAILEDAGANAATATVSLASPAPAEGLTVMIESNGFTIADDGSINPDEITVASTTVEIAGGASSATFTIGAFDDELLDGDRTVRIVVRSGPDILPALALLEVQDIEPNPFNVIISEVMPMVLGTGTDLNRNGVLEEVVGDKFIELVNMSGFIVDMSGWQIRVSETGSFTPPEIVHTFPAGSRLNDQGAAVIFGRATEETFAARDTVYGGALIQTASNPDGSQRANGLALQRNQDTTIELLNVEGFRVAEFAYDSDLGYQAMSITRAPDLNGPLTLHLAATGGEFRTNSPGNRVDGSAYAVAGEAPAEEVTPETAPIADGPTVAADQPDPIPGRFVNVSTRAFVGVDGEPLITGFVIEGEQSTTVLVRAIGPGLELVAPDFPNEIQDPQVAVYRAAGADGPVEILSNDDWSDGPNAELLRQSFSATGAFALAEESRDAALLLNLAPGAYTVVVTAPGQAHGIVLLEVYELR, encoded by the coding sequence ATGAATCACGCATCGACTCGCGTCCGCCGCCTTTCCCGGCTGGTCGGACTTCTTCTCCTCGGCGGCACCTGTGCCGTCTCCGGCTTTGCCCAAGGCACTCCCGTCACGGCCTTCCAGGACAGCTTTGAAACGGACGGCTCCGGCTCCCGTTACCTCGTGGAAAACGGGGCCGACAACGGCGAAGCCGACTTCTTCGCTCGTCGCCAGGAATTCTCCAACGGCACCGTGGCCTCCGGCGGCACCGTCGACGGCGACTGGGTCTTCGGTGCCCGCGACATCGACAATGCCACCAACTTCACTTCATCCGTATCCGATTTGCTGGCACAAGAGGGTCGTCTCACCTGGACCGGCATCGACATCCGCGATCTGGGCAACGTGCGCGTCGACATTGCCGTGGCCGAGGGTGGGGAAGGGTTTGAGCCCAATAACACCATGCTCGTCGCGGTCCGCATCGACGGCGGCGAATGGATCAACATCGGCGGCTTCCGCTCCACCGGCACCAACGACGCCGCCCGCTACTTTGTGGGCGATGAGAACACCCTCACCGCGAGCACCGATACGCGCCTCGTGCCGGAGTTTGCCGACTTCAGTTGGGACATGCTCTACGCCGGTTCGACCCTGGATCTGCGTTTGACCTTCAACTCCAACGCCGACGCCGAGGACTACTACATCGACAACGTGCGCGTTATCGGTGAGCGCGGGGCCAACGCTATCGCCGCCACCGTGGCCCAGCCATCCTACGTCGAACCTGCCGTGGGTGAGTCGATTGCGACCGCGATCAACCTCACGCTGTCGAGCCCGGCCCCGGCGGGCGGCTTGGCAGTCGGCATCAGTGGTTCGTTCCTTCTGGGCACGACCACCGACTTGCCGACCTCCGTCACGGTGCCGGCCGGCGCCACCACGCTGAGCATTCCGTTCAACATCCTGCAGGATGAGCAATACACCGGCACCAAGGTGATCGAGGTCGACTTCGACGCCACCGGCTACGGCACCCGCCGTCTGCGGTTTCGCGTGGAAAACAACACCCCGCAGCCGCGCGTCGTCATGATGGAAATCATGAACATCGTGCCCGGCGTCACCGAGCTGGATCTGGTCGGTGATTCCAACGGAGACGGTATTCGCAACGCTTCGAACGAAGCCTTTGTGGAGATCGTCAATTTCGAGGATTTCCCGGTCGACATCTCGGGTTGGACGATCTCCGACGACCTCGGCACCCGGCACGAATTTCCCGAAGGCTCCGTCATCGGCGCCGGCCGTGCGCTCGTCGTCTTTGGCGGCGGCAACCCCACCGGCATCTTCGGTGGTGCCTCCGTGCAAACCGCGTCGTCGGGTCTGCTCGCCTTCAATAGCAATCGCCCGGAAGTCGCGACGCTGGTGGCCACACTCGGTGGATTTATCGAGACGGTCGACTTGCTGATCGACGGTGACATTTTCCCCATCGATCCCCGCGGTGGTTCCATCCATCGCTCGACCGGCGAAATCGGCGCTCCCTTCGCGGTGCACTCCACCATCGCCGGTTCGGAGAACCGACCCTACTCGCCGGGCACGCTGCCCAACGGCGAGCCTTACTTCGTGCCGGAAAACACCCTCAGTCTCACCATTGATCGTCCGGCGATTCTCGAAGACGCCGGTGCCAATGCCGCCACCGCGACCGTCTCGCTCGCGAGCCCGGCTCCGGCCGAGGGCCTCACCGTCATGATCGAGAGCAACGGCTTCACAATCGCGGATGACGGCTCGATCAACCCCGACGAGATCACGGTCGCATCCACCACCGTCGAAATCGCCGGTGGCGCGTCCTCGGCGACGTTCACCATCGGCGCCTTCGATGACGAGCTGCTCGACGGTGATCGCACCGTGCGCATCGTGGTGCGCTCCGGTCCCGACATCCTGCCGGCGCTCGCGCTGCTGGAGGTGCAGGACATCGAGCCGAATCCCTTCAACGTCATTATCAGCGAGGTCATGCCCATGGTGCTCGGCACCGGCACCGACCTCAACCGCAACGGCGTGCTCGAAGAAGTGGTCGGCGACAAATTCATCGAGCTGGTCAACATGTCCGGCTTCATCGTCGACATGTCCGGCTGGCAGATTCGCGTGAGCGAGACCGGCAGCTTCACGCCGCCGGAAATCGTGCACACGTTCCCGGCCGGTTCTCGCCTCAACGATCAGGGCGCCGCCGTGATTTTCGGCCGCGCCACCGAAGAAACGTTCGCGGCTCGCGACACCGTCTATGGCGGCGCGCTGATCCAGACCGCCTCCAATCCCGACGGCTCGCAGCGGGCCAATGGTCTCGCCCTCCAGCGCAATCAGGACACCACCATCGAGCTCCTCAACGTCGAGGGTTTCCGCGTCGCGGAATTTGCCTACGATTCCGATCTCGGCTACCAGGCGATGTCGATCACGCGGGCGCCCGATTTGAACGGGCCGCTCACGCTGCACCTCGCGGCGACCGGCGGTGAATTCCGCACCAACTCACCCGGCAACCGGGTCGACGGTTCGGCCTATGCCGTGGCGGGCGAAGCTCCGGCGGAAGAGGTGACCCCGGAGACCGCGCCGATCGCGGACGGACCCACCGTCGCCGCCGATCAGCCAGACCCGATCCCCGGTCGGTTCGTCAACGTCTCCACCCGCGCCTTCGTCGGCGTCGATGGCGAGCCGCTCATCACCGGTTTTGTGATCGAAGGTGAGCAATCCACTACGGTGCTCGTGCGGGCCATCGGTCCCGGCCTTGAACTTGTCGCTCCGGATTTCCCCAACGAGATCCAAGATCCGCAAGTCGCCGTCTACCGCGCCGCGGGAGCCGACGGCCCCGTGGAAATCCTGAGCAATGACGACTGGTCCGACGGACCCAACGCCGAGTTGCTGCGGCAAAGCTTCAGCGCCACCGGCGCCTTCGCGCTGGCCGAAGAAAGTCGCGACGCCGCGCTGCTCCTCAACCTCGCCCCCGGGGCTTACACCGTGGTGGTCACCGCTCCCGGTCAGGCCCACGGCATCGTCCTCCTCGAAGTTTACGAACTGCGTTAA